A segment of the Strix uralensis isolate ZFMK-TIS-50842 chromosome 12, bStrUra1, whole genome shotgun sequence genome:
AAAGCCCTGAGTATAAGAGACCTGACAAAACTGGTGTTGACTGGTGAACAGCcaacaaaacagaggaaaaaaccccaactgacTAGTTACATTTCACACTGtgggcattttttttccatactacAGTAATGATTCATTATATGGAAATAAAGCTTACAGCAGTCGTCTTTAAACATGTTACAGGCATAaccctgatttttattttctttttacaaggTATCTGCAGATACTATTCCCAATTAACTGTGGACGCTTCTTACTTAATCCTTTTTAAAGCCTGATCTTTTACTCCAGTCTCAAGTGAGGCTACTGAAGAAGGTACCTTCCCCAGAGCATTTCTGCTGGAGGTATGGCCCATTCTTAGGATAAATATGGCTGAATGACTCCAACGGGTCTGTTCTACTAAGTTTAAAAAGCAATAGGCAAATTTCTGCAGAAACATCTTAAACGAAATGCACTAAGGTGTAGTGAAGTATTACAAAACTGGATGCTGTATATGTAGCATTCTGGACATCTTACAGCCCATATAGAGTCACTTGCTGAAAATCTGACTTGGAAAACATGAAGTTTAATGCTTTAACTGGAGCAATGCAAATTAACAGCATCCTTCATATGGAATCCCATGGATTATTCTATGTTTACCAATGTAAGACATCATTACGATTTGCAAGCTTCACTAATTTCACTGCATGCAAATAAATATGTTGAGGTATAAGAGCCTTAATCAGTGTCCTGAACAGTCTTTACATAAATACACATCAATTCTCCAAGTCAGTAAGCCCTACTGTCAATAacttcttttggttttaattctgtgTGCAGAGAGGACCTATCGGGAATGCTAGCAAATTCATATTCAGCTAGAACTTAGAGATGTCTAATGATTAAGTACCTAGTTAATTTTTCTGTCCTTCCCAAACAAAACCCTTCAGGCAGGATATTGTATTGGACCTAAATATTGCATAAGTACAAGGCTTAAGCTTCGTCCAAGATAATTAGgtaaatgtaaggaaaaaaaagcggaaaaaaaatcctgtccaAGGAACATTAacactcaggggaaaaaaaaaaaaaaaaaggtttttcatgTTACTGTGATTCTTTTagaaatcatcatcatcatcctcttcAATGGGTTCTCGTAGACCTGCGCTCTGACGAGTTTTTCCAGCCATTTCTAATAAGGCCTGAGCCTCAGGATCTACATCCAGGATACTCTTCTTCCCTTTtgtcttcaaaacaaaataaaatatagtcaatttaaaatgtcattatgaAAGAATCAATATCAAGCTACAAGAAAGAGACATACCCAGAAGTCCACAAGTAATGTGGTTTGCAAGCTTGACACAATGAAGCATACATATTTTCCAAGTAAGGCGTTTAAGATTCACTGGGatacagcaaattatttttactgctgcCATTACACAAAATAGTCATAAACTTTTCCTAAGATGACAGTGAACTGCTTCAAGTTTATTCAGGTTACAAGCAGCCAGAACATCCTGGTTAACCTGAGCTCAGTTTGAAGTGCAgatgtgaactttttttttaaagaagagctTCAAGTACCATTCAACATCTTTCGTAAACaatttgttctgtttccatttagAGCTATGTGTCTAGCGAACAGACAGGGCACATGAATttagtaagaaaagaaataaaaatttaaaaaaaaccatcacCAAACTGTGCAGACCAGACAgtttaataaaagaataaattacagGGACAGAGGAGACTGGAAAGAGGCCTCCTACTCATTCCCAGAAATAAACTAAGTACAGAAAGACTAGCATAAATCTGTTCACATAAATTTACTGTAAAACAATAGTAAGTTTAAAGTTACTGCTAAAGAAATCTTTTGGGTTCTCTTCCTGAACTATAGATTAGGCTCTACTTGTGAGCTTCCagtgctttctctctcttttacaAACACTGAGTTTTACTGACCCCCTCCAAGGAGGTTCCTCCTGGAGACTATTCCTCAATATCAGAAAGGCCttttgaaattcagaataaaGTACTGCTCTTCTGACTCTATCACCTCATGGCTCCTGATGTTTGTTCTTGTTGGCACCCTCAATAATTCCACTACATATGGCACCACAGGGCCAGTTAAAGTGGAGAGACAGTGTTTAATCAGAAAACTGCAACTGTAAGTTTTGCATTCGCATCTCTCATTCCTATCAGGACACAATTTCATAGGTTCACCTACTGCTGCACCGTCAGGGAGGTCTCCCACTGCCCAAACTTCCACGGCATCCAGTGCAAAATCCTCTTTCGCTGACAGCTGGGGACTGTTGTAGGTGGTACATCGaggttttgctttgctgtgtCCCTTCCCATAGTCACTGTCTATCCAGAGTCCGAAGTATCCATGTTGTCCACCCATACCCTGTGAACCAAAGCACCACACTAAGCACTTGCTGCACATGTAAAACGGACTGGGCAAGGTATGAAACCTAGAGTATAAATTGTAATTTGCAGTATTTATGCCACGCTTCCATGGGTAGGTGAAAAAAGGTATTCTGAGTGAACCTGGGCTTCTGTACCAACATCCAGTATTCCTGAAGACAAACAAGAATTCACCTGAGTGATACTGCCCTCCCTCTACGCTTTATAGAATACCAGTATCTGCAAGCACTTCAGCTGCATCTTGTGCCAGAAATTTAGCTCACTGGCTTTTGTTTACTGACTAACAGTTCCATTTTAAACAGGGTGGAAGCACTCGGTTTTGCTGCCTCTTTTCCATTTAGAAAAGTATCTACACAAACAAATAATGTAATTTAAtgatgtttgctttctttcaagCAAATTTACTCCAGACTGCTGCAATTCCCAAAGTTATGGGCACATAATGCCGCAAAACCGTAAGGCACTTTTCAAAATAGGCAATGTGTTGTAGCTCTGTAGAAACTCCTCTGCATCTGGAGAGCTCATTCGTGGACTTGAGTAAAAGGAGCTTCTGCCACTGTAGTTACACAACAGCACCAGCCGACATGCAGTTCTTGTACTCTAATTCTGTTGGGCTTTCTCAGCCTTCcataatttaaaaagcagttagTGTGGCAGTGAGAATAGCCAGTGGCAGGATCCTCAGTTACATAGATCAGCTAGCTTCTGCTGCTTCAGTGATGTGGATACATGCAGTCAATTCTTCCAGACAACAGGGAGGACTGCTACAAGGGCTTGCGTGATAACCAAACTTGGCAAAAAGATTTCTTCCCGGACCCTCCATAAATCTAAGCTAACCTACATAAAGCCCACCTACTTGGGTCAGCCACAAATAAATTCTATCTTAGTTGATTCAGTACTTCAATATGCATATCAACTGTAAAGACAAGTATAGATTCTATCAGTACTGTAAGTAGTTCTCCATCATTATCCATAGTTCACACTTTACACTGATGctttaatgcaaaaaaagaaaaaaaaatcctcctacTAAAAGTGTGGCACAAATAGCACAGAGAAGGGATGAAAACTTCCTCAGAGAATAAGTGAAATACATCTGCACAcagtaaaagaagagaaaaacatgaaacacTTCCGAACATGAGCCACAAATCCAATTTCCAAATTTCATTTCTTAATACTTACAAGTCCATTTGGCATTGTTTGTTGGCCGTGGTTCAAATACATGTAGTGGTCATTATACcctgtgtatgtgtatacagcaagagaggggaaaacagaaaacagaaagcatcTGCTGTCACCTGTAAACAGAAAAGCATCTGAGGTCAGACAACTGGCCAAGCAATAACTTGCCTACAAAtaggataggaaaaaaatattgaagtacAGCTAAATAAATCAAAACCAGCAGCTGCAATCTCAGAAAGCCAATACCTATCTCTCATCAAGATCTAGACCTATTGTTTATTCTCAGTTAACTCTGTGCAGGATCACAGAAATCAATGTGATTATACGGCTGTGACCAAGGGCAGAGTCAGAGGCATGACTAGTACATTACATTACTATGTAAGGGTACACCTATCACAGGCTTGAATTGTATCATCTAAAACTGGCCAGCCACTACACTGGTACAAACTGACATGAGTGCAGACAGCCTTAGTTCTGACTATGTTGATATATAGATCAGTTTAGGATCAATGATTTAGAGTACAATTTTCATTAAGCCCAGTCTGGTATTCAGAGGGACGTGTGGTGTGATTGTCTAGTATGCTACATGTGTTATTCTATGAGGGAAAAATACAAGGAAAGTGTTGTGAAATCAATATAACATAACGTTATGTTAACTGACTGACGTGGTAATTATCAAATACTAATTAAATATAGGAACTGTGTTTTTAATGTAGCAAAAATGAGGATTCCCAGCAGGACGAAAGATCcagtctgtaatttttttttcagaaaaacattacAGAAGTTCTTTCCAAAGAGTTACAAAAAATCCCTCTTCTCCCCAGACGTTTCAAGGGAACAAAAAGTTTAGCTTGCCCAAAGGACTCTTTTGCTGCTGGATTTTAGAAGGAATACAAAGACAGCGTGCACAAATGGCAACAGGGGGCTCAACCCGCTGTTTGGCTCAGCTGTTCTGAGATGGAAGATTGCCATCTGCTGGACACCTTATTTAAACGCTAATTCATCCTCTATGCTCTATTTCCTTcgttttcatttcattttcaaccTATGCAGCTACAGGGTTGATagatttcactgaaaagaaaacttgTTCCATGATCAATAAGTCCTGCAATTTTAAGCCTTATCAAATAACAGACAAACTATAAACATTAATCAGTAATATGCCTGTCTGGGTACAAAGCAGGAATAACTTagcatgtattttatatttttcaaagattAGTGTTATTTTTGACACAGGAAAATATGCTTGGAAGTATAAGAAATACTGTGTGTCATGAAAGTAAAATGACAGTATCCATTAAGTGGACAGGATTCTTGTACCTGTACAGAATAGGCAACGTTTACCTGAGCCATGAGATActagaaaaacaaaagtgaattTACCTTGAAACTGTGGCTTCACCTCCCAGGAGTGAGATGCAAACCCACCAAAGATATAACCATCTAAGTCCTGTAAGATCACTATGCAAGGACCTTTGTTCACTATATGCCCACAAAACTGTGAAAAGCTTTCTCCGTGAAgcctggaagaaaataaaagctgccACTTGTGCTGTAGCTCTGCAGGCAGATGGGAGTTGATGTATATGATGGCTGGAATGTCAAAGAGACTGACAAGTCCTCTTCTCTTAATGCCTTTGCAGCCTGGAACCAGGTTGAGTATGTCTTTGGTTTGGTCTGGGAGAGAATGCAGAACATGGAGGCCTTGCCTGATAACAACACTGAGAAAAATTGAGATCTGTGGAACTCGGTACACCCAATCCTCAATGACACTTCGATCAAAATTTGTCTCCATCAGCTGAGGACCCACAGGTTTTGTCCCATCTAAATAATAAGAGACACAGGAACAGTAGTAAGACTCCCAGTCTGGAAAATAATCAGTTGATTTTTAAGTGTAAACACAGTATTCCACTATTTTAATGGACATGAAACCACATATGAAAGGAGCCAGCGACAGTAAAGTGTCAACGACATTAAGCAGATGCATCCACAGAGCTGAGAAACATTTGTTTGGGACATCCATTGGTTGGGCTGTCATGGGTAAGAAACATGGACTCCAAGTTACAACTCAGGAGATGTTCTCGCAAGACAGAAAAATCTATTATTACAACAGTGCAAAGATAAACCTGCACTTTATAAAAGGACATATAGTCGTAAATAGATGCACATACATCTAAATGCCTGTCACCTGCAAGTCAGGTATGTAAAACAGATATGTTCCATGACAAATAGTTTTGCACGTCCACTTAATCTGGGACCTCAAATCAAAGCTCTCCTGAATTTAGGGGAGAAAGACAGTAAGGTAAACAAATAAAATTCCTAAGTCTAGGGTTGAAATACTGGTCTTGCCATTTAAATTCAAAGATGTGACCTGAAGAGAAAACATCTTGTGAGATCAGTGACCACATGAGCTCTGTGCCGTTCTGGGCTATACTACATCGGTGCTGCTTACCTGCAAGCTTCAATTCTGATAGCAGCTGAGAAGCCAGAGCCTTTACTCCACTTGCAGAATCCCTAGTGTTCTCCAAATTCCAACCTTTCAGTTCCTTCCTGTAGCTCAGCACATGGACTACAGACATGATCAGATCCTCTGTGAACTTAAAAGGTTAAAACATCACCATTTTGgcatttcttaaataaaattgCCAAGAGCATCAAAggactttctgaaaataaagtcaAGTAGTACTGATGCTGTAATCCCAATGGCAGAAACATCTCTTCTCCTGATGagtcagaaataacagaaatgcTATTTCAGTGTCATAGGTCTTGAAAAGTATCCTTTTTCAAGACATTTTGTAGATGTTACTACACAAAGCATCTCCATAAAACATGCATTGAAAGAGGGAGGGGAGGTCCAATTTTGCAGTGGTGGGAGCTGCTAATGACTTGCTGTTTTGTGAGATCCCATTCTTCCACCTTTCAAGCTACGTATTTGATTCACACATCTATTCTGCAACTAAAGCTCTAGAAAGCATTTTGCTCAGTTCCCAGAAGCACCAGCCACACCATAACCCTTGCTGGCTCTTAAATACAGCCAGTCTCTGCACTCTTCAGCATGAGCCTGTGAACCATCAGACAAAACAACCAGTGCAAAATCCAGATCCTGGTTCTCAAAGTAGGGAAGTCAGTGTGGAAAGGCTGCAGCTGAAACGGTCACCTCACATAACCTGCTTTGCCTACACTGTTTGTCCCAGATCAGCAAGTTAGAggtaaagagattaaaaaaaatacaaaaatcaggaATCGCTGTTCTGAATCTTGTGCTCTAAAGATTACCTTCAAATTACCTACCCCAACACACATTTAACTGCCTGTTTACCTCTTGGATTTGTTTGCCCTTCACAGGCCCTTCTGCCTTGGAAATCATTCTCATTATTATGGTAATCTTCTCATCTGCATTCCCTTTTAAAAGGTTTGACATAAAAATTACAAACTGCTCCTTGGCAATCTGTTCACTCAGCCCAGATGACTTCCCAGTCAGGTCAATACTTTTCATTCCATTGTATAACCGAACAGTCATTTGCTCTGGTAACGGCTCCCGCATATACGCCTACAGTgagaaaaatagcaaagaacatattttacaaatgaagaaTAACTGATATATTCCAGCTAATCTGTGCTGAGGTATACCACTATGAATGAAGGATTTCAATACCAAGTATCTACTATCAGCAACGAACTTTTGTCAAAGGACTGGTTTtccgagagaaaaaaaaaaaaatctgtttttatagTATCTCCTTTCCAGTATTATTTAGTGATTTAAGTTGATCCTGGCTTTCTACAAATGCCATGGGCTTTAAAAAACTAACACTGTATAGTGTTAACAGGATATTAGCAAAGGATTTCTATATGATAACTGGTGTTAAGGTTTACAACTCTGCCAGTCCAACATTTAAAATTGTGGTTTAACTCTGCTTTTGATAGTGacacttaaaaccaaagaaaaaataatttttttccatatctcAGTTTTGGTCGTAAGACAATGCACGCACTGTGTTTAACCCTACATGCACACGTAGAAACAATTCTGAGTTTTCCTCTGCATAGTAACATCTAATTCAAGCATGGAAAAAATTTCAGATCACCTGATTTTTAGAAGCCACCCCTGATGTTAAGACAGTCAAAATCAAAACTTATTCATCTAAATTGCATGAATTGCATTTGAATTGGAATCTAACTGCTATACATCATCTTACATCACAACACAGTGGGAAAGATCTGACTCGGGATTCAAGAAACTTTCACAGTGTTCAAGATAATTacatggtttaaaaataaatcatcaaaAATGCATCCATACACTAGGACATGATTACACAGTGTCTTCACTGCGCAAAGCACCGTGCTTAACACGCTGAACCCCTGACTTGACTCATCTAGAGGGGTGTAGCCCAGTGGGGACTATGCTGCAATCACTGGAGCTCCACCTGCGTAAAAGCACTCCAGCTCTACTCAGTGGAGCTGCTATTACCAAGCTATTGCTGGCTCAACACCACTCCTACCGAAGCCAGCAGGGCCGTTCCTATTCGCTGTTAATGGTTGTTGCTGTGTATACAGGGTGAGATCCAATATGCCAAGCTCTACCCTGCTTTTGCTGACGTCAGTGGTaaaactcccattgatttcagtagaaGCAGAACTCGCAGCCACAGTCGTGCACATTAGTGCTTCATATTGAGGGAGGGATGGTCACAGGGGTACAGCTGTCTTTAAGAGGCTTTCTAAAATTACTACCTAAGCCTGAAGTGAGCAAGCAGCAGGGAACATAATTAAAAACACTATACTCAAGGGCTTTTTACTTCACACTGCAGCATTAACTACCTACTCCCTACCCCTTCCCACCTACCACTACCTTTGTTGTGCTGTTTTGTTACGTTTATAGCTTTTCCAATGAGTAGAGCTGGGGTGCATGAAAGAACTGTAGAAAGGGAATCGTTAATAAACATCTAGCAAACTCACACCTGACAGTTTAGAATCCTTGTTTTAAATGGCTTCAAGAAAGTATAGAGATACCTGCTCTACCTGCTTTCCAAGCTACGCAGTGCAGCCTGCTCTGGTCCAGAAGGCATGTAGTTTCCCTCTAGTAAAGTATTGAGCTCAAGCAGAGTACATGAGGTTATGCGTGGGGCCTCGGCAATGTTACCAGACTGTTGCCAGATCAAATCCGCTGCGTATCAATCTAGCTCAGGCATGAGCAGACACCTCCAAGGCAGGCCTGGCATTGCAATAGTCCCAGCACTAAGGAATCAGGCACCTACTGGCAGTCTTTCAAAAGATGTAAGTTGGCAAACAAAAGGCAGGAAGGGAAAAGACAAACATTCATCAAACGTCACATTGATATAGGGGCAAAGCTAGGAAGAGCTCTCCTGTCTGCAGTTGcacagttttttttctccttcttaaatacattatcccagaggcactaccagcATCGCTGATGGACTCGGCCTTGACCAGTGGCGGGTCCATCCTGGAGCCGGCTGGccttggctctgttggacatgggggaagcttctagcagcttctcacagaagccaccactgcagcccccccccaagaccaaaacctggccacacaaacccagtacaggCTGAAAAGCTGGGCAGCAGCAATGCTGTTTCTAAACTGGTGACAGCTCATTAACAGCCAGGCTGGAGGAAGGCTAAAGCTGGTCTGTATGAAGACACATTgctaaatacattaaaataatctgCTCCTTTCATCGAGTTTTAATTTGATTCCATTAACTGtgtaacatatataaaaatgcacTTGTAATACTACATTCATTTGGCCACTTGGTTCCTGCCTAACTGAAGTTATCAAGTATTGCAACGAatcattttcctctcctttcttgaTTAGAAAATGAATGCAAAGTTAATCAGAAAGCATAATGTATGTTAATTAGCTAAAACAGGGAGCCACAGCTTAATCAAGCAAAATTGAATTCTCTCCTTTTAATGCAAGTGAAACGATTACAGATGTGATGCAACTGAGGGAGAAAGAtataaccaaatacaaactgactTTCTGACAGCTTCTCAAGAAATCTGTAAATAATCACACACTATAGACTCCAGGGGGAAGAATATTCTTCCTATTTTTCaggtttctgtaaaaatatttccatatgtCCCGACTTGCTTCAGAATCAGGAAAGCTGCAAATTGACCCAACAGCACAGAGATAAATACAAACCTGAAAGTCACTACTCATGTTAAACTgtaagaaaaagttaaatatcCATCCTGCCCCAGAACACTAAGAATTAAAATTGAGATGAGCAATCCTTAAAAAGTAACTATTGCCACATCTTTAGTTTATTTCTGGAATTATGTTTAATGCACCACATCCCTGATATATCAGGAATAATAGATTGTCTTGCCTGTAGTGCTGCCAGAGTCACAGTTTTCTTTGTAGCTTTGCCATTTTTTGCTCCAGCTGAGCCACTCAGTCCTGATAAAGTATCAAATACTCCATCAATGTCAGACTGCTCCTCAGGGAGAAATCTGGAAAGGTGATTCCGATAGGCATTGCTTTCTGCATTTCCCATCTTTTCAATctgaaacaaagcaataaaaaaacccaaacagtaaaCACAGAAAGGTATCACAATGGCCATGTAAGTCATATCAAACATACTAACATACCAGTGCAAGCTTTAGAAGAAGAGCAAATTATTAGCCTTCTAGGAAACTGTTATTAAAACCACTGTTTAGTCTCTGTAGTCACTGCGACTTAATGAACTTGAAGAACATCTGTGAACAGTAACTGTGCTTTAAACAATGACAATCTGTCAGCTCTTTGCTAAGACCACCCTGTCTACCAATTCAAACCTCATTCAAACCTTATCAAATGGAAAAACCAATACGATTTAATGATTAAATTAGCCTGTACAAAGTGATCATGAGTCTGTCAACTGGAATACATCAATAACATGAAGGGAATAGCCTGATTATGGATTATTTACACAGATTATGCATCTTTCTAATGCATTAATGGACTGAAGCTGTATCTGACAGTAATATGTGGCACTAAAACAGAATCACAGTAAAGTCTCTGAAGATGACATGAGAACGTTTTTTCTAAGAACGCAATACAAAAATCATTCAAAAAGCTGCCAAAAACcacagtaagaaaaacatttggaaagaCAACTCTAGACCTATCAAAAACCCATGGATTCATATGAAGTCAATAAACTGTTGAGAGCTGGTACCCACAGAATTAAGGTTGGCTGGGACGGGGTTTGGTTTGggatatttttgtttggttggtttacACATTTAATGATACAACTATCGTTTCTCTCACTGTCCCAGGATACACCTGCATTACAGAGACTAATTTTTTTAGTGTTGTCTGGGCCACATGCTCCGGCTTTCTGCCTGGAGCAGCATGACACAGACCTAACAGTGCCACAGCAGGGCCTAAAATCCCAAATTCCACCATGACCACAATGACAGTCACCACTGTAAATGTCTGGTGTAGACACACTCCTGGGGTGACAACATAAAAAAGATGAGAAGCAGAACTGTGGTTTTCCTTCCACAAATTCCACGTCCTTTCTGGCACCTCACTTTTGGTTTGGGATTCCCAGTTCTGCCGACATCTCTTTTTGCAGACAAGCCTGTCAGACAGCCCTTCAGTGGCCTCAGAAGGACTCTTTGTTTAGCCTAATGCAATCTTTCTGTCGTTAACTGATGCTGGCTTTGATAAAAAACTGTACATAAGAGGCTGGGCAGGGCTTCTTTACCTTCACTGAACAGTACAGGCCCAAAAGCCTAGCTTGCCTGGGAGGAAAATGTCGATCGTGGGGTAAACACCAGAGGGCTAATGGAAACGGCTGTAACCTGGAAGACAAACCGTGAAGACACTGTAATTTAAGCGCAGGAGGAAAGGGACCCTCGACCCTTCTCCCTCAGGCCGGGGAAGCATAAGCCGGGGGAGGTTCCCGCCGTGACAGGGCCGGGCAAGAGGCTTCGCGGTTTGCCCTTTGGCCGGTTTATTTCCCGGTAGGCGTAGTCCACCCCTCCCCACCCGGCCGGCATCAGTCCTGGCgtgtccccccgccccactcCGGCGACGAGGCAGGGCCTGAGGCGGGAGACCCCCGCCCCGGTGCGGGGCGGCGCAGCGGGCCCACTTCTCTGCTTACCGGCAGGGCACCGGCGGGGCACCGGCGGGGCACCGGCGGGGCACCGGCGGCCCCTCTCCGCCCCCCTGGATCGGCCCCTGGAGTTGGACAGAGGCCCCGGCAGACGGGGCCGGCGCCACCCGGCGCCTGCAAGGCCGCCCGGCtggggcggagcgcggcgggggcgggcgcggggccgcggcgggggatGGCGCCGCGCGGGGCCGCCTCtcgggaggcggcggggaggggccggTGGCCTCGGCCCCGCCACATGAAGGGGAGAAGCGGGCGGGGCCGCAGCTTGCTGCGGGAAGCGGTGAGGCGGCGGTCGGCGAGCTCCGGAGCCCGACGAGGCTGAGGCGGCCCGTTCTCCCTGAGGCGACTCCCCGCCCTGAGGCGGCCCTTACTCCCCTCCCTCAGGTGGCTCCCCTCCCTGAGGTAACTCTCCTCCCTGAGGCGGCCCTTACTCCCCTCCCTGAGGTAACTCTCCTCCCTGAGGCCGCCCTTTCTCCCTGAGGCCCCCTCCCCCTAAAACGTGGTTCAAAAAAGTAGGTAAAAATTCAGAATTGTATCTGGGGCAGACTGACTACCCCAGGTGGCCCCTGTCAGGGAAAGCCTGGGTTCTAAAAAGTGCCGTGTCAAGTCCCAGAGGGGTCTGTGGGAAAAGGTGGTGTTGGCTCTGATCTGTGCTGGAAACAGCGCTTGGCTTTTGGGAAGGAGAAGGATGTGCCTGTGTGTAATACATAACGCAGGCACATAGATGTCATTTTCAAGGTATACAGTCAGGCTCAGGTGAATTTCCATGGCAATAGGGAGTGGAGAGAAAACATAAAAACTTCTCAATGAATAGGTTAAACTGTTACCTCATGG
Coding sequences within it:
- the MEAK7 gene encoding MTOR-associated protein MEAK7, producing the protein MGNAESNAYRNHLSRFLPEEQSDIDGVFDTLSGLSGSAGAKNGKATKKTVTLAALQAYMREPLPEQMTVRLYNGMKSIDLTGKSSGLSEQIAKEQFVIFMSNLLKGNADEKITIIMRMISKAEGPVKGKQIQEFTEDLIMSVVHVLSYRKELKGWNLENTRDSASGVKALASQLLSELKLADGTKPVGPQLMETNFDRSVIEDWVYRVPQISIFLSVVIRQGLHVLHSLPDQTKDILNLVPGCKGIKRRGLVSLFDIPAIIYINSHLPAELQHKWQLLFSSRLHGESFSQFCGHIVNKGPCIVILQDLDGYIFGGFASHSWEVKPQFQGDSRCFLFSVFPSLAVYTYTGYNDHYMYLNHGQQTMPNGLGMGGQHGYFGLWIDSDYGKGHSKAKPRCTTYNSPQLSAKEDFALDAVEVWAVGDLPDGAATKGKKSILDVDPEAQALLEMAGKTRQSAGLREPIEEDDDDDF